A part of Drosophila bipectinata strain 14024-0381.07 chromosome 3L, DbipHiC1v2, whole genome shotgun sequence genomic DNA contains:
- the Muc68Ca gene encoding mucin-22 → MRVYFVAVLAGILALGAAQSQSSTVTAVATQDKPQSSPCCESVRQTLIEIRKDIRLWLLDRLFGKLILLHDGELLGNPNYVNCANGKNQAQLTDESSTIFDQLDNHNSPSTTSEGPEILNDGLPSQTSTKTSTDEEQSTTSSDPFVEESQEGSSHGNGSSTQSSTTTTTTTTASDEGQSTTSSDPVVEVTSGSSSDGNGSSSQSSTTTTTTTTASDEGQSTTSSDPDVEVSSGTSSDGNGNSSQSSTTTTTTTTASDEGQSTTSSDPVVEVTSGTSSDGNGNSTQSSTTTTTTTTASDEGQSTTSSDPVVEVSSGTSSDGNGNSSKSSTTTTTTTTASDEGQSTTSSDPDVEVTSGSSSDGNGSSSQSSTTTTTTTTASDEGQSTTSSDPVVEVSSGTSSDGNGNSSQSSTTTTTTTTASDEGQSTTSSDPVVEVTSGTSSDGNGNSTQSSTTTTTTTTASDEGQSTTSSDPVVEVTSGTSSDGNGNSTQSSTTTTTTTTASDEGQSTTSSDPDVEVTSGSSSDGNGSSSQSSTTTTTTTTASDEGQSTTSSDPVVEVSSGTSSDGNGNSSKSSTTTTTTTTASDEGQSTTSSDPVVEVTSGTSFDGNGNSSQSSTTTTTTTTASDEGQSTTSSDPVVEVTSGTCSDGNGNSTQSSTTTTTTTTASDEGQSTTSSDPVVEVSSGTSSDGNGNSSKSSTTTTTTTTASDEGQSTTSSDPDVEVTSGSSSDGNGSSSQSSTTTTTTTTASDEGQSTTSSDPVVEVSSGTSSDGNGNSSQSSTTTTTTTTASDEGQSTTSSDPVVEVTSGTSSDGNGNSTQSSTTTTTTTTASDEGQSTTSSDPVVEVTSGTSSDGNGNSTQSSTTTTTTTTASDEGQSTTSSDPDVEVTSGSSSDGNGSSSKSSTTTTTTTTASDEGQSTTSSDPDVEVTSGSSSDGNGSSSKSSTTTTTTTTASDEGQSTTSSDPDVEVTSGTSSDGNGSSSQSSTTTTTTTTASDEGQSTTSSDPVVEVSSGTSSDGNGNSSKSSTTTTTTTTASDEGQSTTSSDPVVEVTSGTSSDGNGNSTQSSTTTTTTTTASDEGQSTTSSDSVVEVTSGSSYDGNGNSSQSSTTTTTTTTASDEGQSTTSSDPVVEVSSGTSSDGNGNSSKSSTTTTTTTTASDEGQSTTSSDPDVEVTSGSSSDGNGSSSQSSTTTTTTTTASDEGQSTTSSDPVVEVSSGTSSDGNGNSSQSSTTTTTTTTASDEGQSTTSSDPVVEVTSGTSSDGNGNSTQSSTTTTTTTTASDEGKSTTSSDPVVEVSSGTSSDGNGSSSQSSTTTTTTTTASDEGKSTTSSDPVVEVSSGTSSDGNGNSTQSSTTTTTTTTASDEGQSTTSSDPVVEVSSGTSSDGNGNSSQSSTTTTTTTTASDEGQSTTSSDPVVEVSSGTSSDGNGNSSKSSTTTITTTTASDEGQSTTSSDPVVEVTSGTSSDGNGNSTQSSTTTTTTTTASDEGQSTTSSDSVVEVTSGSSYDGNGNSSQSSTTTTTTTTASDEGQSTTSSDPVVEVTSGTSFDENGNSTQSSTTTTTTTTASDEGQSTTSSDPVVEVSSGTSSDGNGNSTESSTTTTTTTTASDEGQSTTSSDPVVEVSSGTSSDGNGNSTESSTTTTTTTTASDEGQSTTSSDPVVEVSSGTSSDGNGNSTESSTTTTTTTTASDEGQSTTSSESAVAVTQGSSSTANGSSGKTTSTSTTTTTSSSSDEVEPVSKVTVGGSKKSSKKVKSSKTTSTSKTTKGSKSNSSTKGGKSTTTTTKTTKTYTSTSNGSSVPSSSQTTTTITTSNDGQTTVSADPVVEVTQGTSSTVDGGSSSSTTKGSKSNSSTKGGKSTTTTTKTTKTYTSTSNGSSVPSSQTTTTITTSNDGQTTVSSDPVVEVTQGSSSTDDGSSSSSTTKGSKSNSSTKGGKSTTTTTKTTKTYTSTSNGSSVPSSQTTTTITTSNDGQTTVSSDPVVEVTQGSSSTDDGSSSSSTTKGSKSNSSTKGGKSTTTTTKTTKTYTSTSNGSSVPSSQTTTTITTSNDGQTTVSSDPVVEVTQGSSSTDDGSSSSSTTKGSKSNSSTKGGKSTTTTTKTTKTYTSTSNGSSVPSSQTTTTITTSNDGQTTVSSDPVVEVTQGSSSTDDGSSSSSTTKGSKSNSSTKGGKSTTTTTKTTKTYTSTSNGSSVPSSSQTTTTITTSNDGQTTVSADPVVEVTQGTSSTVDGGSSSSTTKGSKSNSSTKGGKSTTTTTKTTKTYTSTSNGSSVPSSQTTTTITTSNDGQTTVSSDPVEETTSSTVDGGSSSSTTKGSKSNSSTKGGKSTTTTTKTTKTYTSTSNGSSVPSSQTTTTITTSNDGQTTVSSDPVVEVTQGSSSTDDGSSSSSTTKGSKSNSSTKGGKSTTTTTKTTKTYTSTSNGSSVPSSQTTTTITTSNDGQTTVSSDPVVEVSQGTSSTDDGSSSSSTTKGSKLNSSTKGGKSTTTTTKTTKTYTSSSNGSAIPSTSESTTTITTSNDGQTTVSSDPVVEVTQGSSSTDNGSSGKSSSTSTTTTSTTSSEGQSSILSDPIVKETLSASESNGKTVKSSKRTTTTSTTGGSNSSSSPSKGGKSSSTTTKTTKTYSTDASVVPKSNGKSSSSSTTTTTTVTSSFSSAPKTETTYSSSSSSNPGSRNSWTKRTTSTITTNSGGDRGINGADSSSSWSKLIKGSASGSLEGGEASGSLSIVGPGGSDGSQSWSQRSAFSSDGSQGPSGIQIRFGQDQNSQDEQSQDTQSWTGRSAGDSEISDGAAAIENGQNIGVSAGSGEGGAVEGGSVNGQYPYWGWGNRWVGVGARPNWRYRWSPYRTSWGGWNNRY, encoded by the coding sequence ATGCGTGTCTATTTCGTCGCGGTTTTGGCCGGTATCTTGGCTCTCGGAGCGGCCCAATCTCAATCTTCAACGGTTACGGCAGTGGCTACCCAGGATAAGCCCCAGTCCAGCCCGTGTTGTGAAAGTGTTAGACAAACTCTAATAGAAATAAGAAAGGATATCCGCCTGTGGCTGCTCGACAGGCTTTTTGGAAAACTGATTCTCTTGCATGACGGCGAACTGCTAGGAAATCCCAACTATGTGAACTGTGCAAACGGAAAAAATCAGGCTCAGCTAACCGACGAGAGCTCGACTATCTTCGATCAACTGGATAACCATAACAGTCCTTCTACTACTTCGGAAGGCCCCGAAATACTAAACGATGGTCTGCCCAGTCAGACATCCACGAAAACCTCTACAGACGAAGAACAATCCACAACCTCTTCTGATCCCTTTGTTGAAGAATCTCAAGAAGGCTCCTCACATGGAAATGGAAGCTCTACCCAGtcatccaccaccacaactACAACCACAACTGCTTCGGATGAGGGACAATCAACTACCTCTTCTGATCCCGTTGTTGAGGTGACTTCGGGCAGCTCCTCCGATGGAAATGGCAGCTCCAGCCAGtcatccaccaccacaacaacaaccacaactgcTTCGGATGAAGGACAATCAACTACCTCTTCTGATCCCGATGTTGAAGTATCCTCGGGCACCTCCTCTGATGGAAATGGCAACTCCAGCCAGtcatccaccaccacaacaacaaccacaactgcTTCGGATGAGGGACAATCAACTACCTCTTCTGATCCCGTTGTTGAGGTGACTTCGGGCACCTCCTCTGATGGAAATGGCAACTCTACCCAGtcatccaccaccacaacaacaaccacaactgcTTCGGATGAAGGACAATCAACTACCTCTTCTGATCCCGTTGTTGAAGTATCCTCGGGCACCTCCTCCGATGGAAATGGCAACTCCAGTAAGtcatccaccaccacaacaacaaccacaactgcTTCGGATGAAGGACAATCAACTACCTCTTCTGATCCCGATGTTGAGGTGACTTCGGGCAGCTCCTCCGATGGAAATGGCAGCTCCAGCCAGTCATCCaccactacaacaacaaccacaactgcTTCGGATGAGGGACAATCAACTACCTCTTCTGATCCCGTAGTTGAAGTATCCTCGGGCACCTCCTCCGATGGAAATGGCAACTCCAGCCAGtcatccaccaccacaacaacaaccacaactgcTTCGGATGAGGGACAATCAACTACCTCTTCTGATCCCGTTGTTGAGGTGACTTCGGGCACCTCCTCTGATGGAAATGGCAACTCTACCCAGtcatccaccaccacaacaacaaccacaactgcTTCGGATGAAGGACAATCAACTACCTCTTCTGATCCCGTTGTTGAGGTGACTTCGGGCACCTCCTCTGATGGAAATGGCAACTCTACCCAGtcatccaccaccacaacaacaaccacaactgcTTCGGATGAAGGACAATCAACTACCTCTTCTGATCCCGATGTTGAGGTGACTTCGGGCAGCTCCTCCGATGGAAATGGCAGCTCCAGCCAGtcatccaccaccacaacaacaaccacaactgcTTCGGATGAAGGACAATCAACTACCTCTTCTGATCCCGTTGTTGAAGTATCCTCGGGCACCTCCTCCGATGGAAATGGCAACTCCAGTAAGtcatccaccaccacaacaacaaccacaactgcTTCGGATGAAGGACAATCAACTACCTCTTCTGATCCCGTTGTTGAGGTGACTTCGGGCACCTCCTTCGATGGAAATGGCAACTCCAGCCAGtcatccaccaccacaacaacaaccacaactgcTTCGGATGAGGGACAATCAACTACCTCTTCTGATCCCGTTGTTGAGGTGACTTCGGGCACCTGCTCTGATGGAAATGGCAACTCTACCCAGtcatccaccaccacaacaacaaccacaactgcTTCGGATGAAGGACAATCAACTACCTCTTCTGATCCCGTTGTTGAAGTATCCTCGGGCACCTCCTCCGATGGAAATGGCAACTCCAGTAAGtcatccaccaccacaacaacaaccacaactgcTTCGGATGAAGGACAATCAACTACCTCTTCTGATCCCGATGTTGAGGTGACTTCGGGCAGCTCCTCCGATGGAAATGGCAGCTCCAGCCAGTCATCCaccactacaacaacaaccacaactgcTTCGGATGAGGGACAATCAACTACCTCTTCTGATCCCGTAGTTGAAGTATCCTCGGGCACCTCCTCCGATGGAAATGGCAACTCCAGCCAGtcatccaccaccacaacaacaaccacaactgcTTCGGATGAGGGACAATCAACTACCTCTTCTGATCCCGTTGTTGAGGTGACTTCGGGCACCTCCTCTGATGGAAATGGCAACTCTACCCAGtcatccaccaccacaacaacaaccacaactgcTTCGGATGAAGGACAATCAACTACCTCTTCTGATCCCGTTGTTGAGGTGACTTCGGGCACCTCCTCTGATGGAAATGGCAACTCTACCCAGtcatccaccaccacaacaacaaccacaactgcTTCGGATGAAGGACAATCAACTACCTCTTCTGATCCCGATGTTGAGGTGACTTCGGGCAGCTCCTCCGATGGAAATGGCAGCTCCAGTAAGtcatccaccaccacaacaacaaccacaactgcTTCGGATGAAGGACAATCAACTACCTCTTCTGATCCCGATGTTGAGGTGACTTCGGGCAGCTCCTCCGATGGAAATGGCAGCTCCAGTAAGtcatccaccaccacaacaacaaccacaactgcTTCGGATGAAGGACAATCAACTACCTCTTCTGATCCCGATGTTGAGGTGACTTCGGGCACCTCCTCCGATGGAAATGGCAGCTCCAGCCAGtcatccaccaccacaacaacaaccacaactgcTTCGGATGAAGGACAATCAACTACCTCTTCTGATCCCGTTGTTGAAGTATCCTCGGGCACCTCCTCCGATGGAAATGGCAACTCCAGTAAGtcatccaccaccacaacaacaaccacaactgcTTCGGATGAAGGACAATCAACTACCTCTTCTGATCCCGTTGTTGAGGTGACTTCGGGCACCTCCTCTGATGGAAATGGCAACTCTACCCAGtcatccaccaccacaacaacaaccacaactgcTTCGGATGAGGGACAATCAACTACCTCTTCTGATTCCGTTGTTGAGGTGACTTCGGGCAGCTCCTACGATGGAAATGGCAACTCCAGCCAGtcatccaccaccacaacaacaaccacaactgcTTCGGATGAAGGACAATCAACTACCTCTTCTGATCCCGTTGTTGAAGTATCCTCGGGCACCTCCTCCGATGGAAATGGCAACTCCAGTAAGtcatccaccaccacaacaacaaccacaactgcTTCGGATGAAGGACAATCAACTACCTCTTCTGATCCCGATGTTGAGGTGACTTCGGGCAGCTCCTCCGATGGAAATGGCAGCTCCAGCCAGTCATCCaccactacaacaacaaccacaactgcTTCGGATGAAGGACAATCAACTACCTCTTCTGATCCCGTTGTTGAAGTATCCTCGGGCACCTCCTCCGATGGAAATGGCAACTCCAGCCAGtcatccaccaccacaacaacaaccacaactgcTTCGGATGAGGGACAATCAACTACCTCTTCTGATCCCGTTGTTGAGGTGACTTCGGGCACCTCCTCTGATGGAAATGGCAACTCTACCCAGtcatccaccaccacaacaacaaccacaactgcTTCGGATGAAGGAAAATCAACTACCTCTTCTGATCCCGTTGTTGAAGTATCCTCGGGCACCTCCTCTGATGGAAATGGCAGCTCCAGCCAGtcatccaccaccacaacaacaaccacaactgcTTCGGATGAAGGAAAATCAACTACCTCTTCTGATCCCGTTGTTGAAGTATCCTCGGGCACCTCCTCCGATGGAAATGGCAACTCTACCCAGtcatccaccaccacaacaacaaccacaactgcTTCGGATGAGGGACAATCAACTACCTCTTCTGATCCCGTTGTTGAAGTATCCTCGGGCACCTCCTCCGATGGAAATGGCAACTCCAGCCAGTCATCCaccactacaacaacaaccacaactgcTTCGGATGAGGGACAATCAACTACCTCTTCTGATCCCGTTGTTGAAGTATCCTCGGGCACCTCCTCCGATGGAAATGGCAACTCCAGTAAGTCATCCACCACCACAATAACAACCACAACTGCTTCGGATGAAGGACAATCAACTACCTCTTCTGATCCCGTTGTTGAGGTGACTTCGGGCACCTCCTCTGATGGAAATGGCAACTCTACCCAGtcatccaccaccacaacaacaaccacaactgcTTCGGATGAGGGACAATCAACTACCTCTTCTGATTCCGTTGTTGAGGTGACTTCGGGCAGCTCCTACGATGGAAATGGCAACTCCAGCCAGtcatccaccaccacaacaacaaccacaactgcTTCGGATGAAGGACAATCAACTACCTCTTCTGATCCCGTTGTTGAGGTGACTTCGGGAACCTCCTTTGATGAAAATGGCAACTCTACCCAGtcatccaccaccacaacaacaaccacaactgcTTCGGATGAAGGACAATCAACTACCTCTTCTGATCCCGTTGTTGAAGTATCCTCGGGCACCTCCTCTGATGGAAATGGCAACTCTACCGAGtcatccaccaccacaacaacaaccacaactgcTTCGGATGAAGGACAATCAACTACCTCTTCTGATCCCGTTGTTGAAGTATCCTCGGGCACCTCCTCTGATGGAAATGGCAACTCTACCGAGtcatccaccaccacaacaacaaccacaactgcTTCGGATGAAGGACAATCAACTACCTCTTCTGATCCCGTTGTTGAAGTATCCTCGGGCACCTCCTCTGATGGAAATGGCAACTCTACCGAGtcatccaccaccacaacaacaaccacaactgcTTCGGATGAAGGACAATCAACTACCTCTTCTGAATCCGCTGTTGCGGTAACCCAGGGTAGCTCTTCAACTGCCAATGGAAGCTCGGGAAAAACGACGTCAACTTCCACTACAACCACAACCTCATCTTCTTCTGACGAAGTCGAACCTGTTTCTAAGGTAACTGTGGGGGGCTCTAAGAAAAGTTCCAAAAAAGTGAAGTCTTCGAAAACAACAAGTACAAGCAAGACCACTAAGGGAAGCAAATCGAATTCTTCAACCAAAGGAGGAAAGTCGACGACAACCACCACAAAAACCACAAAGACGTACACTTCCACCTCGAACGGAAGCTCCGTCCCTTCTTCTAGCCAAACTACAACGACCATAACAACTTCGAATGATGGTCAGACCACGGTTTCTGCTGATCCAGTTGTTGAAGTAACTCAGGGTACCTCTTCAACTGTTGATGGTGGTTCTTCAAGCTCGACCACTAAGGGAAGCAAATCGAATTCTTCAACCAAAGGAGGAAAGTCGACGACAACCACCACAAAAACCACAAAGACGTACACTTCCACCTCGAACGGAAGCTCTGTTCCTTCTAGTCAAACGACAACGACCATAACCACTTCTAATGATGGTCAGACCACGGTTTCTTCTGATCCTGTTGTTGAAGTAACTCAGGGTTCCTCTTCAACTGATGATGGAAGTTCTTCAAGCTCGACCACTAAGGGAAGCAAATCGAATTCTTCAACCAAAGGAGGAAAGTCGACGACAACCACCACAAAAACCACAAAGACGTACACTTCCACCTCGAACGGAAGCTCTGTTCCTTCTAGTCAAACGACAACGACCATAACCACTTCTAATGATGGTCAGACCACGGTTTCTTCTGATCCTGTTGTTGAAGTAACTCAGGGTTCCTCTTCAACTGATGATGGAAGTTCTTCAAGCTCGACCACTAAGGGAAGCAAATCGAATTCTTCAACCAAAGGAGGAAAGTCGACGACAACCACCACAAAAACCACAAAGACGTACACTTCCACCTCGAACGGAAGCTCTGTTCCTTCTAGTCAAACGACAACGACCATAACCACTTCTAATGATGGTCAGACCACGGTTTCTTCTGATCCTGTTGTTGAAGTAACTCAGGGTTCCTCTTCAACTGATGATGGAAGTTCTTCAAGCTCGACCACTAAGGGAAGCAAATCGAATTCTTCAACCAAAGGAGGAAAGTCGACGACAACCACCACAAAAACCACAAAGACGTACACTTCCACCTCGAACGGAAGCTCTGTTCCTTCTAGTCAAACGACAACGACCATAACCACTTCTAATGATGGTCAGACCACGGTTTCTTCTGATCCTGTTGTTGAAGTAACTCAGGGTTCCTCTTCAACTGATGATGGAAGTTCTTCAAGCTCGACCACTAAGGGAAGCAAATCGAATTCTTCAACCAAAGGAGGAAAGTCGACGACAACCACCACAAAAACCACAAAGACGTACACTTCCACCTCGAACGGAAGCTCCGTCCCTTCTTCTAGCCAAACTACAACGACCATAACAACTTCGAATGATGGTCAGACCACGGTTTCTGCTGATCCAGTTGTTGAAGTAACTCAGGGTACCTCTTCAACTGTTGATGGTGGTTCTTCAAGCTCGACCACTAAGGGAAGCAAATCGAATTCTTCAACCAAAGGAGGAAAGTCGACGACAACCACCACAAAAACCACAAAGACGTACACTTCCACCTCGAACGGAAGCTCTGTTCCTTCTAGTCAAACGACAACGACCATAACCACTTCTAATGATGGTCAGACCACGGTTTCTTCTGATCCAGTTGAAGAAACAACCTCTTCAACTGTTGATGGTGGTTCTTCAAGCTCGACCACTAAGGGAAGCAAATCGAATTCTTCAACCAAAGGAGGAAAGTCGACGACAACCACCACAAAAACCACAAAGACGTACACTTCCACCTCGAACGGAAGCTCTGTTCCTTCTAGTCAAACGACAACGACCATAACCACTTCTAATGATGGTCAGACCACGGTTTCTTCTGATCCTGTTGTTGAAGTAACTCAGGGTTCCTCTTCAACTGATGATGGAAGTTCTTCAAGCTCGACCACTAAGGGAAGCAAATCGAATTCTTCAACCAAAGGAGGAAAGTCGACGACAACCACCACAAAAACCACAAAGACGTACACTTCCACCTCGAACGGAAGCTCTGTTCCTTCTAGTCAAACGACAACGACCATAACCACTTCTAATGATGGTCAGACCACGGTTTCTTCTGATCCTGTTGTTGAAGTATCTCAGGGTACCTCTTCAACTGATGATGGAAGTTCTTCAAGCTCGACCACTAAGGGAAGCAAATTGAATTCTTCAACCAAAGGGGGAAAATCGACAACGACCACCACAAAAACCACAAAGACGTACACTTCCAGCTCAAACGGAAGCGCCATCCCTTCGACCAGTGAATCCACAACGACCATAACAACTTCGAATGATGGTCAGACCACGGTTTCATCTGATCCTGTTGTTGAAGTAACTCAGGGTAGCTCTTCAACTGACAATGGAAGCTCTGGAAAATCGTCCTCAACTTCGACAACAACGACAAGCACGACCTCCTCTGAAGGACAATCATCCATTTTGTCCGATCCTATTGTTAAAGAAACTCTGAGTGCCTCCGAGAGTAATGGAAAAACCGTCAAGTCTTCT